A single region of the Cucumis melo cultivar AY chromosome 3, USDA_Cmelo_AY_1.0, whole genome shotgun sequence genome encodes:
- the LOC103496611 gene encoding WEB family protein At2g40480 isoform X1, translating into MAEAPDPASEAVPRTPCIAETRPQMGSDSDPVGLGPTGSGASTPPPGIRRVNFRAVIDTNPPFGSVKEAVTRFGGSGPWIPFSKQGIEEFDIKRMEEQTAELEKDLIVKELETLDVLEELGATKRMVEELKRQLRTEALKCFPPPSFHSGEQTPPPTTVKEIEESFGDFINNHEQHVLGDSCPSPDMILMELKQAKMNLGKTINDLGVIQTSVESLNRKMKREKCLLAKRRDGVVPKPKFSGPSTLDEELKPIQIKSQVSDDFEFKDVSENSFHTLREPPQLNPMGGQIKNTNGVKSDCLVANELKMASLRTAELRLVAARKMEEAARAAEAVALAEVEALSCIDNSAGFSLQEPETVAFNFKEQSLLNPNTQKPEEYQFDETNSSKLSIAKKLKEAKEELNLGKKALEEALNRVELANRKQLVAEETLRKWAPEHKGPAIYYPSSLNNFHHSALANFHPSIHQGSPLHNMSRPELVMKKDSKPVLRSTISMRDVLTRKQGLAGDNIGRRESQCEKQKVALSQMLHLHALREDLTFPSKIENDRNEQKNLSTERKRFGFIHIALPMKKQSKKKPQS; encoded by the exons ATGGCGGAGGCACCTGACCCAGCTTCTGAGGCAGTTCCACGAACCCCATGTATAGCTGAAACCAGACCCCAAATGGGTTCCGACTCTGACCCAGTTGGGCTCGGACCCACCGGAAGTGGCGCTTCCACTCCCCCACCTGGGATTCGACGGGTCAATTTCAGGGCTGTGATCGACACCAACCCCCCTTTCGGGTCGGTCAAAGAGGCCGTCACCCGGTTCGGCGGCAGCGGCCCATGGATACCCTTTTCCAAG CAGGGGATTGAGGAGTTTGATATTAAGAGAATGGAGGAGCAAACAGCTGAGTTGGAGAAAGATTTGATCGTTAAAGAATTGGAAACACTTGATGTATTGGAAGAATTAGGTGCAACAAAAAGAATGGTGGAAGAGTTAAAAAGGCAGCTGAGGACAGAAGCATTGAAATGCTTTCCACCTCCAAGTTTTCATTCAGGGGAACAGACTCCACCTCCTACTACTGTTAAAGAAATTGAGGAAAGTTTTGGTGATTTCATTAACAATCATGAGCAGCATGTGTTAGGAGATTCATGTCCATCACCTGACATGATCTTAATGGAGTTGAAGCAAGCAAAAATGAACCTTGGAAAGACTATAAATGATCTGGGTGTCATTCAAACTTCTGTTGAATCTCTCAATaggaaaatgaagagagaaaagtGTTTGCTGGCCAAGAGACGAGATGGGGTTGTGCCAAAGCCAAAGTTTTCTGGTCCATCGACATTGGATGAGGAGCTCAAACCAATTCAGATAAAGTCCCAAGTGTCTGATGATTTTGAATTTAAAGATGTATCTGAGAATTCATTCCATACATTGAGGGAGCCTCCTCAGCTGAACCCAATGGGTGGACAAATCAAGAACACAAATGGAGTGAAATCTGATTGTTTGGTAGCAAATGAGCTAAAGATGGCTAGTTTGAGAACTGCAGAGTTAAGGTTGGTAGCAgcaagaaaaatggaagaggCTGCAAGAGCTGCTGAGGCTGTGGCTTTAGCTGAAGTTGAAGCTTTAAGTTGCATTGATAATTCAGCTGGATTTTCCTTGCAAGAACCTGAGACTGTGGCATTTAACTTCAAAGAGCAATCTCTCTTAAACCCCAACACTCAGAAACCTGAGGAATATCAGTTTGATGAGACAAATTCTTCCAAATTGTCCATCGCAAAGAAGTTGAAGGAAGCGAAAGAGGAGCTTAATCTTGGCAAGAAAGCTTTGGAGGAGGCTTTAAATAGAGTTGAACTTGCAAATAGAAAGCAACTAGTAGCTGAAGAAACTCTAAGAAAATGGGCACCAGAACATAAGGGACCTGCCATTTACTACCCAAGTAGCCTCAACAATTTCCACCATTCCGCTCTTGCGAACTTTCATCCATCCATTCATCAAGGCTCTCCATTACACAACATGAGTAGACCAGAACTTGTAATGAAAAAGGATTCGAAGCCTGTTCTAAGATCTACCATTTCGATGCGAGACGTGCTAACCAGGAAGCAAGGTTTAGCAGGAGACAACATAGGAAGAAGGGAAAGCCAGTGTGAAAAACAGAAAGTTGCTTTGAGTCAAATGCTCCATCTCCATGCATTAAGAGAGGATCTAACATTTCCTTCAAAAATAGAGAATGATAGAAATGAACAAAAGAATCTTTCAACAGAAAGAAAGAGATTTGGCTTCATCCACATAGCTCTCCCCATGAAGAAGCAAAGTAAGAAAAAGCCACAATCATAA
- the LOC103496611 gene encoding WEB family protein At2g40480 isoform X2: MAEAPDPASEAVPRTPCIAETRPQMGSDSDPVGLGPTGSGASTPPPGIRRVNFRAVIDTNPPFGSVKEAVTRFGGSGPWIPFSKGIEEFDIKRMEEQTAELEKDLIVKELETLDVLEELGATKRMVEELKRQLRTEALKCFPPPSFHSGEQTPPPTTVKEIEESFGDFINNHEQHVLGDSCPSPDMILMELKQAKMNLGKTINDLGVIQTSVESLNRKMKREKCLLAKRRDGVVPKPKFSGPSTLDEELKPIQIKSQVSDDFEFKDVSENSFHTLREPPQLNPMGGQIKNTNGVKSDCLVANELKMASLRTAELRLVAARKMEEAARAAEAVALAEVEALSCIDNSAGFSLQEPETVAFNFKEQSLLNPNTQKPEEYQFDETNSSKLSIAKKLKEAKEELNLGKKALEEALNRVELANRKQLVAEETLRKWAPEHKGPAIYYPSSLNNFHHSALANFHPSIHQGSPLHNMSRPELVMKKDSKPVLRSTISMRDVLTRKQGLAGDNIGRRESQCEKQKVALSQMLHLHALREDLTFPSKIENDRNEQKNLSTERKRFGFIHIALPMKKQSKKKPQS, encoded by the exons ATGGCGGAGGCACCTGACCCAGCTTCTGAGGCAGTTCCACGAACCCCATGTATAGCTGAAACCAGACCCCAAATGGGTTCCGACTCTGACCCAGTTGGGCTCGGACCCACCGGAAGTGGCGCTTCCACTCCCCCACCTGGGATTCGACGGGTCAATTTCAGGGCTGTGATCGACACCAACCCCCCTTTCGGGTCGGTCAAAGAGGCCGTCACCCGGTTCGGCGGCAGCGGCCCATGGATACCCTTTTCCAAG GGGATTGAGGAGTTTGATATTAAGAGAATGGAGGAGCAAACAGCTGAGTTGGAGAAAGATTTGATCGTTAAAGAATTGGAAACACTTGATGTATTGGAAGAATTAGGTGCAACAAAAAGAATGGTGGAAGAGTTAAAAAGGCAGCTGAGGACAGAAGCATTGAAATGCTTTCCACCTCCAAGTTTTCATTCAGGGGAACAGACTCCACCTCCTACTACTGTTAAAGAAATTGAGGAAAGTTTTGGTGATTTCATTAACAATCATGAGCAGCATGTGTTAGGAGATTCATGTCCATCACCTGACATGATCTTAATGGAGTTGAAGCAAGCAAAAATGAACCTTGGAAAGACTATAAATGATCTGGGTGTCATTCAAACTTCTGTTGAATCTCTCAATaggaaaatgaagagagaaaagtGTTTGCTGGCCAAGAGACGAGATGGGGTTGTGCCAAAGCCAAAGTTTTCTGGTCCATCGACATTGGATGAGGAGCTCAAACCAATTCAGATAAAGTCCCAAGTGTCTGATGATTTTGAATTTAAAGATGTATCTGAGAATTCATTCCATACATTGAGGGAGCCTCCTCAGCTGAACCCAATGGGTGGACAAATCAAGAACACAAATGGAGTGAAATCTGATTGTTTGGTAGCAAATGAGCTAAAGATGGCTAGTTTGAGAACTGCAGAGTTAAGGTTGGTAGCAgcaagaaaaatggaagaggCTGCAAGAGCTGCTGAGGCTGTGGCTTTAGCTGAAGTTGAAGCTTTAAGTTGCATTGATAATTCAGCTGGATTTTCCTTGCAAGAACCTGAGACTGTGGCATTTAACTTCAAAGAGCAATCTCTCTTAAACCCCAACACTCAGAAACCTGAGGAATATCAGTTTGATGAGACAAATTCTTCCAAATTGTCCATCGCAAAGAAGTTGAAGGAAGCGAAAGAGGAGCTTAATCTTGGCAAGAAAGCTTTGGAGGAGGCTTTAAATAGAGTTGAACTTGCAAATAGAAAGCAACTAGTAGCTGAAGAAACTCTAAGAAAATGGGCACCAGAACATAAGGGACCTGCCATTTACTACCCAAGTAGCCTCAACAATTTCCACCATTCCGCTCTTGCGAACTTTCATCCATCCATTCATCAAGGCTCTCCATTACACAACATGAGTAGACCAGAACTTGTAATGAAAAAGGATTCGAAGCCTGTTCTAAGATCTACCATTTCGATGCGAGACGTGCTAACCAGGAAGCAAGGTTTAGCAGGAGACAACATAGGAAGAAGGGAAAGCCAGTGTGAAAAACAGAAAGTTGCTTTGAGTCAAATGCTCCATCTCCATGCATTAAGAGAGGATCTAACATTTCCTTCAAAAATAGAGAATGATAGAAATGAACAAAAGAATCTTTCAACAGAAAGAAAGAGATTTGGCTTCATCCACATAGCTCTCCCCATGAAGAAGCAAAGTAAGAAAAAGCCACAATCATAA